Proteins encoded together in one Rossellomorea sp. y25 window:
- a CDS encoding YlbE-like family protein, with protein MRADIIEYIYAKEDLKLFLRDQPQWYRTLSRNPNELEKFEIASINHFQKTIPHRVQKFSNGVQMASMMISMFQSMNSADS; from the coding sequence ATGCGAGCAGACATTATTGAGTATATTTATGCCAAAGAAGATCTGAAATTATTTTTAAGGGATCAGCCACAGTGGTATCGTACACTTTCTCGAAATCCCAATGAATTAGAGAAATTCGAAATAGCGTCCATCAACCATTTTCAAAAGACGATTCCTCATCGCGTACAAAAATTCTCAAACGGAGTCCAAATGGCTTCCATGATGATCAGTATGTTTCAATCAATGAATAGTGCCGATAGTTGA
- a CDS encoding YlbF family regulator, which translates to MLATIERMEILDSADELSQWILESDVAENYRKSLYKLRNNSETQRKIQTFSRMKESYEEVQRFGRYHPDYKTIMKEIREVKREMDLDENVAEFRRVENELQDLLDQVSLLIGHSVSKNVKVPSGNPFFSSGGSCGGGCGSGGSCGCSA; encoded by the coding sequence ATGCTTGCTACTATAGAAAGAATGGAAATATTGGATTCAGCTGACGAATTATCTCAGTGGATTTTAGAATCTGATGTGGCAGAAAATTATCGTAAGTCTTTATATAAACTTCGCAACAATTCTGAAACTCAACGAAAAATACAAACCTTTTCGCGAATGAAAGAAAGTTACGAAGAAGTTCAACGCTTCGGACGTTACCACCCGGACTACAAAACCATCATGAAGGAAATCCGTGAAGTGAAAAGAGAAATGGACCTTGATGAGAATGTAGCGGAGTTCAGAAGAGTGGAAAACGAGCTGCAAGATCTCCTTGATCAGGTGAGCCTGCTAATCGGCCATTCCGTATCTAAAAATGTAAAGGTTCCTTCAGGGAATCCTTTCTTCTCAAGCGGAGGATCCTGCGGGGGAGGCTGCGGTTCTGGCGGAAGCTGCGGCTGTTCAGCGTAA
- a CDS encoding YlbG family protein: protein MLTERQGLVVWLHSLKHAKSLRRFGNVHYVSKKMKYVVLYCNQDEIDSVMERIATYSYVKKVDPSFKPFIKSVFENSRPDKAKEYDYKMGF, encoded by the coding sequence ATGTTAACAGAGAGACAAGGTTTAGTTGTTTGGTTACATAGTTTGAAGCATGCCAAGTCCCTGAGACGATTTGGGAATGTTCACTATGTTTCAAAGAAAATGAAATATGTTGTACTTTATTGTAATCAGGATGAAATTGACTCTGTAATGGAACGAATAGCTACCTATTCATATGTGAAAAAAGTAGATCCTTCATTTAAGCCATTTATTAAGTCTGTTTTTGAAAATTCCCGCCCCGATAAGGCGAAGGAATATGATTACAAAATGGGATTTTAA
- a CDS encoding methylthioribose kinase, whose product MIQRFIELGEGYSDIYELMELAKANKERLQHMMTFHTIVKNRAVSSLALVMKPTEQGKFQAIYVCREGIPNPNITPNQRYSLFEETAKELDKVIIQMDVKPSTLYPEKALYYQHLIAILRLNHYILPLQ is encoded by the coding sequence ATGATTCAACGTTTTATAGAATTAGGAGAAGGATATTCAGATATTTATGAACTAATGGAGCTAGCAAAAGCTAATAAAGAACGATTACAGCATATGATGACATTTCATACAATTGTAAAGAATCGGGCCGTTTCATCCCTGGCTCTTGTGATGAAACCTACAGAACAGGGGAAATTCCAAGCAATCTATGTGTGCAGGGAAGGAATTCCAAACCCGAACATCACACCGAACCAGCGCTACTCCCTTTTTGAAGAAACAGCTAAGGAATTAGACAAGGTCATTATCCAAATGGATGTTAAACCATCCACTTTATATCCAGAAAAGGCATTGTACTATCAACATCTGATTGCGATACTGCGCTTGAATCATTATATACTGCCTTTACAATAA
- the rsmD gene encoding 16S rRNA (guanine(966)-N(2))-methyltransferase RsmD: MRVISGTLKGRPLKAVPGSGTRPTTDKVKESIFNMLGPYFEGGSGLDLFAGSGGLGIEALSRGLDSVIFVDRDAKAFQTIKANLQDCDLMDQSEVYRNEATRALKAILKRELTFDYIFLDPPYKQQKLQHLLEFIDEHNLLNESGYVMCEHGSDITLEDRAGGLKKVREETYGIIRISIFSKEND; the protein is encoded by the coding sequence ATGAGAGTAATATCAGGTACGTTAAAAGGTAGACCGTTGAAAGCTGTTCCTGGTAGTGGAACACGGCCGACAACAGATAAGGTGAAAGAGTCTATATTTAATATGTTAGGTCCCTACTTTGAAGGGGGATCAGGATTGGATTTGTTTGCAGGAAGCGGTGGACTAGGAATAGAAGCTCTAAGTCGGGGGCTTGATTCTGTTATATTCGTAGACCGTGATGCAAAAGCATTTCAAACCATTAAGGCAAACCTCCAGGATTGTGACTTAATGGACCAGAGCGAAGTGTATCGGAATGAAGCAACGAGGGCATTAAAGGCGATTTTAAAAAGAGAGTTAACCTTTGATTATATTTTCTTGGATCCTCCTTATAAACAGCAGAAGCTTCAACACCTCTTGGAATTCATCGATGAGCACAATCTTCTAAATGAAAGCGGTTACGTCATGTGTGAACATGGCTCGGATATTACATTGGAAGACAGAGCCGGGGGCTTGAAGAAAGTAAGGGAAGAAACGTATGGAATCATAAGGATCTCCATTTTTTCGAAGGAAAATGATTGA
- the coaD gene encoding pantetheine-phosphate adenylyltransferase: MTSIAVCPGSFDPITYGHLDIITRGAKVFDQIYVVVLNNSSKKPLFSVDERIELIREVTGDIPNVVVDSFQGLLVDYAKKVNAKAIIRGLRAVSDFEYEMQITSMNRVLEDDIETFFIMTNNQYSFLSSSIVKEVAKYGGNISELVPKRVEESLKEKYNELNKPE, translated from the coding sequence ATGACGAGCATAGCAGTTTGTCCGGGAAGCTTTGATCCCATTACATATGGACATTTAGATATTATTACACGAGGCGCAAAGGTTTTCGATCAAATTTATGTAGTGGTCTTAAATAACTCTTCTAAAAAACCTCTATTCTCTGTAGATGAAAGAATTGAATTGATTCGTGAGGTTACCGGGGACATTCCAAATGTAGTGGTCGATTCCTTTCAAGGGCTTTTAGTAGATTACGCAAAAAAAGTGAATGCGAAAGCGATTATTAGAGGGTTGCGTGCGGTATCAGATTTTGAATATGAGATGCAGATCACGTCCATGAACAGGGTTTTAGAAGATGATATCGAGACGTTCTTTATCATGACGAATAATCAATACTCTTTCTTGAGCTCGAGTATTGTAAAAGAAGTGGCTAAGTATGGAGGTAACATTTCGGAATTAGTCCCGAAGCGTGTGGAAGAATCGTTAAAGGAAAAATATAATGAATTAAATAAGCCTGAATAA
- the ylbJ gene encoding sporulation integral membrane protein YlbJ: MFKSKIKTLALSISVTVFAVSLIIMPGESLEASIRGLDMWWEIVFPSLLPFFIVSEMLIGFGVVRFIGVILEPLMRPLFRVPGVGGFVWAMGMASGFPSGAKLTARLRQEEQITKLEAERLVSFTNSSNPLFIFGAVSVGFFQNATLGIVLAAAHYIGNICVGVVMRFYGGKEKEEMRNRSPRKKGFIIREAFSALHRTRLQDKRPIGKLLGDAVTSSIQTLLMIGGFIILFSVINKMLYHLHITTFFAEGLSTLFILLQLPEQLSIPFISGLFEITLGSKLTSGVNEATLLQQAIITSFILGFSGFSVQAQVASILAETDIRFKPFFYARFVHGIAASITTILIWKPIYERFSDEQLSNAIPVFAMKNNAFWTEMLYWFKTAGPVITIFSLILYIVLYARRQVYK; the protein is encoded by the coding sequence TTGTTCAAATCGAAAATCAAAACCTTGGCTTTATCCATAAGCGTGACGGTGTTTGCGGTATCTCTCATCATAATGCCCGGAGAATCTCTTGAGGCGTCCATACGTGGATTAGATATGTGGTGGGAGATCGTTTTCCCTTCCTTACTGCCATTTTTTATCGTGTCTGAAATGTTGATTGGATTTGGGGTGGTCAGGTTTATCGGGGTCATTCTGGAGCCCTTGATGAGGCCATTATTTCGGGTCCCCGGAGTCGGAGGGTTTGTGTGGGCAATGGGAATGGCATCCGGGTTTCCATCGGGAGCCAAATTGACGGCTCGCCTGAGACAAGAAGAACAAATCACCAAACTGGAAGCAGAGCGCCTTGTTTCCTTCACGAACTCTTCCAATCCTTTATTCATATTTGGAGCTGTGTCAGTCGGCTTCTTTCAAAACGCTACCCTTGGCATTGTTTTAGCTGCCGCTCATTATATTGGAAACATCTGTGTAGGTGTCGTCATGAGGTTCTATGGTGGAAAAGAAAAGGAAGAAATGAGGAATCGCTCTCCCAGAAAAAAGGGCTTTATCATTCGGGAAGCCTTTTCTGCCCTTCATCGCACAAGACTGCAAGATAAGCGCCCTATAGGTAAACTCTTGGGAGATGCTGTCACCTCTTCTATTCAAACCTTACTAATGATCGGTGGTTTCATTATCTTATTTTCGGTCATTAATAAAATGCTTTACCATCTTCACATTACGACCTTTTTTGCAGAAGGGTTGTCAACTTTATTTATTCTGCTTCAATTACCAGAGCAATTAAGTATTCCTTTTATATCCGGCTTATTTGAAATTACGTTAGGCTCAAAACTGACAAGTGGAGTAAATGAAGCCACTCTCCTTCAGCAAGCCATTATTACAAGCTTTATATTAGGGTTCAGTGGATTTAGTGTCCAAGCACAAGTGGCAAGCATATTAGCCGAAACCGATATACGGTTCAAACCTTTTTTCTATGCCCGTTTTGTTCACGGAATAGCCGCGTCCATCACGACCATCCTGATTTGGAAGCCGATATATGAGAGATTTTCCGATGAGCAGCTCTCAAATGCCATACCCGTATTCGCAATGAAGAATAATGCATTCTGGACGGAAATGCTATATTGGTTTAAGACTGCAGGACCAGTGATCACGATTTTCAGTTTGATTCTCTATATCGTTCTGTATGCAAGAAGACAAGTGTATAAATAA